From Lysobacter auxotrophicus, the proteins below share one genomic window:
- the rplU gene encoding 50S ribosomal protein L21, which translates to MYAVVVTGGKQYRVMQGETLRVELLDAEVGSEIKLDNVLMLGGSDGVKLGDALKGASVSAKVVGHGRADKVRIVKFRRRKHHRKQMGHRQHYTEIEITGIAG; encoded by the coding sequence ATGTACGCAGTTGTAGTCACCGGCGGTAAGCAGTACCGCGTGATGCAGGGCGAAACCCTGCGCGTCGAGCTGCTCGATGCCGAAGTCGGCAGCGAGATCAAGCTGGACAACGTCCTGATGCTGGGCGGCAGCGATGGCGTGAAGCTCGGCGATGCCCTGAAGGGCGCGTCGGTCTCCGCCAAGGTCGTGGGCCACGGCCGCGCCGACAAGGTGCGCATCGTGAAGTTCCGTCGCCGCAAGCACCACCGCAAGCAGATGGGTCACCGTCAGCATTACACCGAAATCGAAATCACCGGCATTGCCGGCTAA
- the obgE gene encoding GTPase ObgE, producing MKLVDEAEIQVTAGNGGNGCVGFRREKFIPLGGPDGGDGGDGGSVWLLADENLNTLVDFRHQRQFRAKRGENGMGRQMYGKAGDDLVITVPVGTVVMNVETDEVIGDLTRHGERLLVAKGGKGGLGNMHFKSSVNRSPRKALPGLPGEERVLKLELKLLADVGLLGFPNAGKSTLIRAVSAATPKVADYPFTTLYPNLGVVSVEPHRSFVIADIPGLIEGAAEGAGLGTQFLKHLQRTRLLLHLVDIAPAGGVYDEGAEEGVSPADQVRAIERELEKHDPELLNKPRWLVLNKADLLLEEEQQAAVKAIVDELGWKDRWYLVSAIGREGTWPIMLDVMAFFDRQREDALEAERAGEGHAAP from the coding sequence ATGAAACTCGTCGACGAAGCCGAAATCCAGGTAACTGCAGGCAACGGCGGCAATGGCTGCGTCGGTTTCCGTCGCGAGAAATTCATCCCGCTCGGCGGCCCCGATGGCGGCGACGGCGGTGATGGCGGCAGCGTCTGGCTGCTTGCCGACGAGAACCTCAACACGCTCGTCGACTTCCGCCACCAGCGCCAGTTCCGCGCCAAGCGCGGCGAGAACGGCATGGGCCGCCAGATGTACGGCAAGGCCGGCGACGATCTGGTCATCACCGTGCCGGTCGGCACCGTGGTGATGAACGTCGAGACCGACGAGGTCATCGGCGACCTCACGCGCCACGGCGAGCGCCTGCTCGTTGCGAAGGGCGGCAAGGGCGGCCTGGGCAACATGCATTTCAAGAGCTCGGTGAACCGCTCGCCGCGCAAGGCGCTTCCGGGCCTGCCGGGCGAGGAGCGCGTGCTCAAGCTCGAGCTGAAGCTGCTCGCCGACGTCGGCCTGCTCGGCTTCCCGAACGCCGGCAAGAGCACGTTGATCCGCGCCGTGTCGGCGGCGACGCCGAAGGTCGCGGATTATCCGTTCACCACGCTCTATCCGAACCTTGGCGTGGTCAGCGTCGAGCCGCATCGCAGCTTCGTCATCGCCGACATTCCCGGCCTGATCGAAGGCGCGGCGGAAGGCGCGGGCCTGGGCACGCAATTCCTCAAGCATCTGCAGCGCACGCGCCTGCTGCTGCACCTGGTCGACATCGCGCCCGCGGGCGGCGTGTACGACGAGGGCGCGGAGGAGGGCGTCAGTCCCGCCGACCAGGTACGCGCCATCGAGCGCGAACTGGAGAAACACGATCCCGAACTGTTGAACAAGCCGCGCTGGCTGGTGCTCAACAAGGCCGACCTGCTGCTGGAAGAAGAACAGCAGGCGGCGGTGAAGGCGATCGTCGACGAACTGGGCTGGAAGGATCGCTGGTACCTGGTCTCCGCGATCGGTCGCGAAGGCACCTGGCCGATCATGCTCGACGTCATGGCGTTCTTCGATCGCCAGCGCGAGGATGCGCTGGAAGCCGAGCGCGCAGGCGAGGGCCATGCAGCACCCTGA
- a CDS encoding bifunctional riboflavin kinase/FAD synthetase yields MSRLFRDVEGGPRCPHGSVVCIGAFDGLHLGHQALVRHALARARALDVPCVVLSFEPLPREFFAPNDPPPRLMLPRTKAGRLFEMGVDQLGLLRFDRRLCSLTAEEFAQQVLVHRLSAREVWVGPEFRFGKARGGDINVLQAVGQANGFIAGEIEPVMLDGERVSATRIRQALRAGDFETAGRFLGRPYAIAGHVVQGKQLGRTLGFPTANLRFGGRTPALSGIYATWVHGVGDAPRASVSSLGTRPTVDGVEPLLEAHLFDFDGDLYGRRIEVEFVAKLRDELKFSDLPALTAQMHRDAAQAREILSKEQHHAFA; encoded by the coding sequence ATGAGCAGGCTGTTTCGTGACGTCGAAGGCGGGCCCCGATGCCCGCACGGCAGTGTGGTCTGCATCGGCGCATTCGACGGCCTGCACCTGGGCCACCAGGCGCTGGTGCGCCACGCGCTCGCCCGCGCGCGCGCGCTCGACGTGCCCTGCGTGGTGCTGAGTTTCGAGCCGCTGCCGCGCGAGTTCTTCGCGCCGAACGACCCGCCGCCGCGCCTGATGCTGCCGCGTACCAAGGCCGGTCGCCTGTTCGAAATGGGCGTCGACCAGCTTGGCCTGCTGCGTTTCGACCGCCGACTGTGTTCGCTCACCGCCGAGGAATTCGCGCAGCAGGTGCTCGTGCACCGGCTGTCCGCGCGCGAAGTCTGGGTCGGTCCGGAGTTCCGCTTCGGCAAGGCGCGCGGTGGCGACATCAACGTGCTGCAGGCGGTCGGGCAGGCGAACGGTTTCATCGCCGGCGAGATCGAACCGGTGATGCTCGATGGCGAACGCGTCTCGGCGACGCGCATCCGCCAGGCGCTGCGCGCGGGCGATTTCGAAACCGCCGGGCGTTTCCTCGGGCGTCCGTACGCCATCGCCGGCCACGTGGTGCAGGGCAAGCAACTCGGTCGCACGCTGGGATTCCCCACCGCGAACCTGCGCTTCGGCGGTCGCACGCCCGCGCTGTCCGGCATCTACGCCACGTGGGTGCACGGGGTCGGCGATGCGCCGCGCGCGTCGGTGTCGAGCCTTGGGACGCGCCCGACCGTGGACGGCGTCGAGCCGCTGCTGGAAGCGCATCTTTTCGATTTCGATGGCGACCTCTACGGGCGCCGCATCGAAGTCGAGTTCGTCGCCAAGCTGCGCGACGAACTGAAGTTTTCCGATCTGCCGGCGTTGACCGCGCAGATGCATCGCGATGCTGCGCAAGCACGCGAGATCCTTTCGAAAGAACAACACCACGCCTTTGCCTGA
- the ileS gene encoding isoleucine--tRNA ligase codes for MRGDLPKREPETLARWEADGLYAQIREKVGKRERSFVLHDGPPYANGAIHIGHAVNKVLKDLVVKSKLMAGYDAPYVPGWDCHGLPIEHQVEKKFGKVGEKLDANEFRQKCREYASEQIDLQRRDFKRLGVVGDWENPYRTMDFRYEADIMRSLAKIVERGHLVRGAKPVHWCFECGSALAEAEIEYADKESWAIDVAYDAREPRRFAAIFGADVDDGVRVAMPIWTTTPWTLPASLAISVGPELDYVLVEGPRTPDGGRRLLVLAQALAGKALSRYGVDEVTILGRALGRDLENALMAHPFYAERDIPVLVGDHVSAEDGTGMVHTAPGHGPDDYAVSQKYGLIDRYTAAQINPVDAKGVYLPTTPPADGVVLAGQFLWKANDVLVDVVRASGHLLAAHKLTHSYPHCWRHKKPVIFRATPQWFISMEQANLRRDALSEIGKVAWVPEWGEARIYNMIEGRPDWTISRQRYWGVPIALFFHRETGEIHPRSAELMRQVAAKVETAGADAWYAMTAEELLGDEASQYEKVTDILDVWFDSGVSHECVLAQRPDDGLYKPADLYLEGSDQHRGWFHSSLLTGVAMDGVAPYRQVLTHGFTVDEQGKKMSKSLGNTVEPQKVINAMGADVLRLWIASTDYRNEMSVSDNILKRTSDVYRRIRNTARFLLANLNGFEPATHLRPLEDMVALDRWIVHRAAELQDRIASAYERYDFAEIVQALSNFCSVDLGSLYLDVTKDRLYTMPEDSRGRRSAQSAMYRIAEAFVRWIAPILAFTADEMWRHLPAVTEHGPREENVLFATWYDGLALLPEDAPLSAEDFDRLLALREEVSKTLEPMRAAGEIGAALEAEISLKAGVADQNWLAPFADELRFLFISGDVDVVADDAIKDVAVLATPTTKTKCVRCWQYRGDIGSDQAHPQLCGRCVTNIAGEGEHREWF; via the coding sequence ATGCGCGGCGACCTGCCCAAGCGCGAGCCGGAAACGCTCGCGCGCTGGGAGGCCGACGGCCTGTACGCGCAGATCCGCGAGAAGGTCGGCAAGCGCGAGCGCAGCTTCGTGCTGCACGACGGCCCGCCGTACGCGAACGGTGCGATCCACATCGGCCACGCGGTCAACAAGGTCCTGAAGGACCTCGTCGTGAAGTCCAAGCTCATGGCCGGCTATGACGCGCCGTACGTGCCGGGCTGGGATTGCCACGGCCTGCCGATCGAACACCAGGTCGAGAAGAAGTTCGGCAAGGTCGGCGAGAAGCTCGACGCCAACGAGTTCCGCCAGAAGTGCCGCGAATACGCGAGCGAGCAGATCGACCTGCAGCGCCGCGACTTCAAGCGCCTGGGCGTCGTCGGCGACTGGGAAAACCCGTATCGCACCATGGATTTCCGCTACGAGGCCGACATCATGCGGTCGCTGGCGAAGATCGTGGAACGCGGCCACCTGGTGCGCGGCGCCAAGCCGGTGCACTGGTGTTTCGAGTGCGGTTCCGCGCTGGCCGAAGCGGAGATCGAATACGCCGACAAGGAATCCTGGGCGATCGACGTCGCCTACGACGCGCGCGAGCCGCGCCGGTTCGCCGCGATCTTCGGCGCGGACGTGGACGACGGCGTGCGCGTGGCGATGCCGATCTGGACCACCACGCCGTGGACGCTGCCGGCGAGTTTGGCGATCAGCGTCGGGCCGGAGCTCGACTACGTGCTGGTCGAAGGCCCGCGCACGCCCGATGGCGGCCGTCGCCTGCTCGTGCTGGCGCAAGCGCTCGCCGGCAAGGCGTTGTCGCGCTACGGCGTCGACGAGGTGACGATCCTCGGCCGCGCGCTGGGGCGCGACCTCGAGAACGCGCTGATGGCGCATCCGTTCTACGCCGAGCGCGATATCCCGGTGCTGGTCGGCGACCACGTGTCCGCCGAGGACGGCACCGGCATGGTCCACACCGCGCCCGGCCACGGCCCGGACGACTATGCGGTCTCGCAGAAGTACGGCCTGATCGATCGCTACACCGCCGCGCAGATCAATCCGGTCGACGCCAAGGGCGTGTACCTGCCGACCACCCCGCCGGCCGACGGCGTCGTGCTCGCCGGCCAGTTCCTGTGGAAGGCCAACGACGTGCTGGTCGACGTGGTGCGCGCGAGCGGCCACCTGCTCGCTGCGCACAAGCTCACGCACAGCTATCCGCATTGCTGGCGCCACAAGAAGCCGGTGATCTTCCGCGCCACGCCGCAGTGGTTCATCTCGATGGAGCAGGCCAACCTGCGTCGCGATGCGCTCAGCGAGATCGGCAAGGTCGCGTGGGTGCCCGAGTGGGGCGAGGCGCGCATCTACAACATGATCGAAGGCCGCCCGGACTGGACGATCTCGCGCCAGCGCTACTGGGGCGTGCCGATCGCGCTGTTCTTCCATCGCGAGACGGGCGAGATCCATCCGCGTTCGGCCGAACTGATGCGTCAGGTCGCGGCGAAGGTCGAAACCGCGGGCGCCGACGCATGGTACGCGATGACCGCCGAGGAACTGCTCGGCGATGAAGCCTCGCAGTACGAGAAGGTCACCGACATCCTGGATGTCTGGTTCGACTCCGGTGTCAGCCACGAATGCGTGCTCGCGCAGCGACCGGACGACGGCCTGTACAAGCCGGCCGACCTGTACCTGGAAGGCTCCGACCAGCATCGCGGCTGGTTCCATTCCTCGCTGCTCACCGGCGTGGCGATGGACGGCGTCGCGCCGTACCGCCAGGTCCTGACGCACGGTTTCACCGTGGACGAGCAGGGCAAGAAGATGTCCAAGTCGCTCGGCAACACGGTCGAGCCGCAGAAGGTCATCAACGCGATGGGCGCCGACGTGCTGCGCCTGTGGATCGCCTCCACCGACTACCGCAACGAGATGTCGGTGTCGGACAACATCCTCAAGCGCACCTCCGACGTGTACCGCCGCATCCGCAACACGGCGCGCTTCCTGCTGGCGAACCTCAACGGGTTCGAGCCGGCGACGCACCTGCGTCCGCTGGAGGACATGGTCGCGCTGGACCGCTGGATCGTGCATCGCGCCGCCGAACTGCAGGACCGCATCGCCAGTGCGTACGAGCGCTACGACTTCGCCGAGATCGTGCAGGCGCTGTCGAACTTCTGCTCGGTCGACCTGGGGTCGCTGTACCTGGACGTCACCAAGGACCGCCTCTACACGATGCCGGAAGACTCGCGCGGCCGCCGTTCGGCGCAGAGCGCGATGTACCGCATCGCCGAGGCGTTCGTGCGCTGGATCGCGCCGATCCTGGCGTTCACCGCCGACGAGATGTGGCGCCATCTGCCGGCCGTCACCGAACACGGCCCGCGCGAGGAGAACGTCCTGTTCGCGACGTGGTACGACGGCCTGGCGCTGCTGCCGGAAGACGCGCCCCTGTCGGCGGAGGATTTCGATCGCCTGCTCGCGCTGCGCGAGGAAGTCAGCAAGACGCTGGAACCGATGCGCGCCGCCGGCGAGATCGGCGCCGCGCTGGAAGCGGAGATCAGCCTCAAGGCCGGCGTCGCCGACCAGAACTGGCTGGCGCCGTTCGCCGATGAGCTGCGTTTCCTGTTCATCAGCGGCGACGTGGACGTGGTGGCCGATGACGCCATCAAGGACGTCGCCGTGCTCGCCACGCCGACCACCAAGACCAAGTGCGTGCGCTGCTGGCAGTACCGTGGCGACATCGGCAGCGACCAGGCGCATCCGCAGCTGTGCGGCCGCTGCGTCACCAACATCGCCGGCGAAGGCGAACACCGGGAGTGGTTCTGA
- the murJ gene encoding murein biosynthesis integral membrane protein MurJ, producing MLKGLLSFSSMTMVSRVLGLVRDIAINQAFGANAGTDAFWVAFRIPNFMRRLFAEGSFSTAFVPVFTEIKETRPHQDLKELVARVSGTLGGILMVLTALGLIFTPQIAAVFSPGSLDNAPKFGLTVDLLRLTFPFILFVSLTALAGGALNSFHRFGLPAFTPVILNLFMIAGALWLAPHLEVPILALGWAVLAGGIAQLVFQLPALRKLDLLTLPRWGWTHPDVRKVMRLMVPTLFGSSVAQINLLLDTVIASLLFVGSQTWLSQADRFLELPLGVFGVALGTVILPALSRHHVKTDTEGFSKALDWGLRTTLLIAMPAMLGLMFLAEPLVATLFQRGKFTAFDTQMAAMSVFGLSFGLPAFALVKIVLPAFYARQDTRTPVRAGIASLIANMVLNIAFLWVLYLLWTTPEVRAKGVLTALEQTPGLHLALGFASAAASYLNLALLWHWLRKAGVYERQPGWLRYLMRLLVACAAMSAALWAGLQWAPTFTQIGQWARLGWLAVLVGGGGLVYVVALLALGFRPRDLREH from the coding sequence ATGCTGAAAGGGCTGCTGTCGTTCAGCAGCATGACCATGGTCTCGCGCGTGCTGGGCCTGGTCCGCGACATCGCGATCAACCAGGCGTTCGGCGCCAATGCGGGCACCGATGCGTTCTGGGTCGCGTTCCGGATCCCGAACTTCATGCGCCGGCTGTTCGCGGAAGGTTCGTTTTCCACGGCGTTCGTGCCGGTCTTCACGGAAATCAAGGAAACCCGGCCGCACCAGGACCTCAAGGAACTGGTCGCGCGCGTGTCCGGCACGCTGGGCGGGATCCTGATGGTGCTGACGGCGCTGGGGCTGATCTTCACCCCGCAGATCGCCGCCGTCTTCAGCCCGGGCTCGCTCGACAACGCGCCCAAGTTCGGGCTTACCGTCGACCTGTTACGGCTGACCTTCCCCTTCATCCTGTTCGTGTCGCTCACCGCGCTGGCGGGCGGGGCGCTCAACAGCTTCCACCGGTTCGGGCTGCCGGCGTTCACGCCGGTGATCCTCAACCTCTTCATGATCGCCGGCGCCCTGTGGCTCGCGCCGCATCTGGAAGTGCCGATCCTCGCGCTGGGCTGGGCCGTGCTGGCCGGCGGCATCGCGCAGCTGGTGTTCCAGCTGCCGGCGCTGCGCAAGCTCGACCTGCTGACCTTGCCCAGGTGGGGCTGGACGCACCCGGACGTGCGCAAGGTGATGCGCCTGATGGTGCCGACGCTGTTCGGCTCGTCGGTGGCGCAGATCAACCTGCTGCTCGATACGGTGATCGCGTCGCTGCTGTTCGTCGGCTCGCAGACGTGGCTCTCGCAGGCCGACCGGTTCCTCGAACTGCCGCTGGGCGTGTTCGGCGTGGCGCTGGGCACGGTGATCCTGCCGGCGCTGTCGCGGCACCACGTCAAGACCGACACCGAAGGGTTTTCGAAGGCGCTCGACTGGGGCCTGCGCACGACCCTGCTCATCGCGATGCCGGCGATGCTTGGCTTGATGTTCCTGGCCGAGCCGCTGGTGGCGACGCTGTTCCAGCGCGGCAAGTTCACCGCGTTCGACACGCAGATGGCGGCGATGTCGGTGTTCGGCCTGAGCTTCGGCCTGCCGGCCTTCGCGCTGGTGAAGATCGTGCTGCCGGCGTTCTACGCGCGGCAGGACACGCGCACGCCGGTGCGGGCGGGCATCGCTTCGCTCATCGCGAACATGGTGCTGAACATCGCCTTCCTCTGGGTGCTCTACCTGCTGTGGACCACGCCGGAAGTGCGCGCGAAGGGCGTGCTCACCGCGCTGGAACAGACGCCCGGCCTGCACCTCGCGCTGGGTTTCGCGAGCGCCGCGGCGAGTTACCTCAACCTCGCACTGCTGTGGCACTGGCTGCGCAAGGCCGGCGTGTACGAACGCCAGCCGGGCTGGCTGCGCTACCTGATGCGGTTACTGGTCGCGTGCGCGGCGATGTCCGCGGCGCTGTGGGCCGGACTGCAGTGGGCGCCGACGTTTACCCAGATCGGCCAATGGGCGCGTCTGGGCTGGCTGGCGGTGCTCGTCGGAGGCGGTGGGCTGGTGTATGTCGTCGCGCTGCTGGCGCTGGGCTTCCGTCCGCGCGACCTGCGCGAGCACTGA
- a CDS encoding S8 family peptidase — translation MTRKARTLKWTALAVATALIAAPAAYSGGKLPVANKVKVSTLSPAAAKAAKQQPQQFDRFIVTYREGAKRLSATAATQQFATAAKNLNVGIAPMRTLATGSSLIRTDRKLDSAATKQLALELMKDPNVLAVEPDRLRKPLMVPNDPLYAQQWHYKNGPGGINVEPAWDLSTGDGVVVAVLDTGITPHSELNSQTVPGYDFIIDTEVSVDGDGRDADPNDPGDWHDGECNIFGIPEDSSWHGTHVAGTVAAATNNNAGVAGVAFGAKVQPVRVLGKCGGYESDIIDAVTWASGGTVAGVPANATPAEVINLSLGGSGACSVAEQAAYTAAKARGTTVVVSAGNSSADAAGYSPASCNDVITVASVGPTGELSDFSNYGTVVDVAAPGGSGYTPAEDNILSTLNLGTQGQGAEGYAWYAGTSMSAPHVSGVIALMQSVAATPKTPDQVKKILENTAYASGGFASGCSYNKWCGAGIIDARYAVAVAKGDEALPPDVPPPPPPPPATELENGVTVTGIEVLAGDTVRYELLVPNGASNLLFAMYGGTGDADMYVRRAAEPTTTAYDCRPFASGNNENCFFPAPQGGTWYVTIRGYSNAAGVSLYPSFVDANWPRSVEAEAIQLANHRTQVTLDWTHGKKNIDIYRNGAILKTVKNKGTATDTFRIIGSGTMSYKLCNNGTQQCADPVEIEYASHR, via the coding sequence ATGACTCGCAAAGCCCGCACCCTGAAGTGGACCGCCCTCGCCGTCGCCACCGCGCTCATCGCCGCCCCGGCCGCGTATTCCGGCGGGAAGCTTCCCGTCGCCAACAAGGTCAAGGTTTCGACCTTGTCGCCTGCCGCGGCCAAGGCCGCCAAGCAGCAGCCGCAGCAGTTTGACCGCTTCATCGTCACCTACCGCGAAGGCGCGAAGCGCCTGAGTGCCACTGCGGCGACCCAGCAGTTCGCCACCGCGGCGAAGAACCTCAACGTCGGCATCGCGCCGATGCGCACCCTGGCCACGGGCAGTTCGCTGATCCGCACCGATCGCAAGCTCGACAGCGCCGCCACCAAGCAGCTCGCGCTTGAGCTGATGAAGGATCCCAACGTGCTGGCGGTCGAACCCGATCGCCTGCGCAAGCCGCTGATGGTGCCCAACGATCCGCTGTACGCGCAGCAGTGGCACTACAAGAACGGGCCCGGGGGCATCAACGTCGAACCGGCATGGGACCTCTCGACCGGCGACGGCGTCGTGGTCGCGGTGCTCGATACCGGCATCACGCCGCATTCGGAACTCAACAGCCAGACCGTGCCCGGTTACGACTTCATCATCGACACCGAGGTGAGCGTGGACGGTGACGGCCGCGACGCGGACCCGAACGATCCGGGCGACTGGCACGACGGCGAGTGCAACATCTTCGGCATCCCCGAGGACAGCAGCTGGCACGGCACGCACGTCGCGGGCACGGTCGCGGCGGCCACGAACAACAACGCGGGCGTGGCCGGCGTGGCATTCGGCGCGAAGGTGCAGCCGGTACGCGTGCTGGGCAAGTGCGGCGGCTACGAGTCCGACATCATCGATGCGGTGACCTGGGCCTCCGGCGGCACGGTCGCGGGCGTGCCCGCGAATGCGACGCCGGCGGAAGTGATCAACCTCAGCCTCGGCGGCAGCGGCGCGTGCTCGGTGGCCGAACAGGCGGCCTACACCGCAGCGAAGGCGCGCGGCACGACGGTCGTCGTATCGGCCGGCAATTCATCGGCCGACGCGGCGGGTTATTCGCCCGCGAGCTGCAACGACGTCATCACCGTGGCCTCCGTCGGGCCGACCGGCGAGCTGTCGGACTTCTCCAACTACGGCACCGTGGTCGACGTCGCCGCGCCCGGCGGTTCGGGCTACACGCCGGCCGAGGACAACATCCTCTCGACGCTGAACCTCGGCACGCAGGGCCAGGGCGCCGAAGGCTACGCGTGGTACGCGGGCACCTCGATGTCGGCGCCGCACGTTTCGGGCGTGATCGCGCTGATGCAGTCCGTCGCCGCGACGCCGAAGACGCCGGACCAGGTCAAGAAGATCCTGGAAAACACGGCCTACGCATCGGGCGGCTTCGCCAGCGGCTGCAGCTACAACAAGTGGTGCGGCGCCGGCATCATCGACGCGCGCTATGCGGTGGCCGTCGCCAAGGGCGATGAAGCGCTGCCGCCGGACGTCCCGCCGCCGCCGCCGCCGCCGCCGGCCACCGAGCTGGAAAACGGCGTCACCGTGACCGGCATCGAAGTGCTCGCCGGCGATACCGTGCGGTACGAACTGCTCGTGCCCAACGGCGCGTCGAACCTGCTGTTCGCGATGTACGGCGGCACGGGCGATGCGGACATGTACGTGCGTCGCGCCGCCGAGCCGACGACCACCGCGTACGACTGCCGGCCGTTCGCCAGCGGCAACAACGAGAACTGCTTCTTCCCGGCCCCGCAGGGCGGCACGTGGTACGTGACGATCCGCGGTTACAGCAACGCCGCCGGCGTGTCGCTGTACCCGAGCTTCGTCGATGCCAACTGGCCCCGTTCGGTGGAAGCCGAGGCGATCCAGCTGGCCAACCATCGCACCCAGGTCACGCTGGACTGGACGCACGGCAAGAAGAACATCGACATCTACCGCAACGGCGCGATCCTGAAGACCGTGAAGAACAAGGGCACGGCGACGGATACGTTCCGCATCATCGGCAGCGGCACGATGAGCTACAAGCTGTGCAACAACGGCACGCAGCAGTGCGCCGACCCGGTCGAGATCGAATACGCCTCGCACCGTTGA
- the lspA gene encoding signal peptidase II has product MAPVRPNALPWLVVSAVVIVLDQLTKLWVLSSLPEYTAIPVIDGFWNWYRTYNTGAAFSFLSDAGGWQKYFFVVLAVAISGLLGWWLSRTPRRDWKSALPYALVIGGAVGNVIDRLMHGHVVDFIQWYWGDHYWPAFNVADSAIVAGAIGIALFGLFSKPAATVAQRR; this is encoded by the coding sequence ATGGCGCCGGTCCGTCCCAACGCGCTGCCGTGGCTGGTCGTCTCGGCCGTGGTCATCGTGCTCGACCAGCTCACCAAGCTGTGGGTACTCAGCTCGCTGCCGGAGTACACCGCGATCCCGGTCATCGACGGCTTCTGGAACTGGTACCGCACCTACAACACCGGTGCGGCGTTCAGTTTCCTCAGCGATGCCGGCGGCTGGCAGAAGTACTTCTTCGTCGTGCTGGCGGTGGCGATCAGCGGCCTGCTGGGCTGGTGGCTGAGCCGCACGCCGCGTCGCGACTGGAAGAGCGCGCTGCCGTACGCGCTGGTGATCGGCGGCGCGGTGGGCAACGTCATCGACCGCCTGATGCACGGGCACGTGGTCGATTTCATCCAGTGGTACTGGGGAGATCACTATTGGCCCGCGTTCAACGTGGCCGATTCGGCGATCGTCGCCGGCGCCATCGGCATCGCCCTGTTCGGGCTGTTCAGCAAGCCCGCGGCGACCGTCGCGCAGCGCCGGTAG
- the rpmA gene encoding 50S ribosomal protein L27, translated as MAHKKGVGSTRNGRDSNPKYLGVKIYGGQAIEAGNIIVRQRGTQFHPGAGVGLGRDHTLFALVDGKVEFSTKGPKKRRTVSVVE; from the coding sequence ATGGCACATAAAAAGGGCGTAGGTTCCACCCGTAACGGCCGCGACTCCAACCCGAAGTACCTGGGCGTGAAGATCTACGGCGGCCAGGCCATCGAGGCCGGCAACATCATCGTTCGCCAGCGCGGCACCCAGTTCCATCCGGGCGCCGGCGTCGGCCTGGGTCGCGACCACACGCTGTTCGCGCTGGTCGACGGCAAGGTCGAGTTCTCGACCAAGGGTCCGAAGAAGCGTCGCACCGTCAGCGTCGTCGAGTAA
- the rpsT gene encoding 30S ribosomal protein S20, giving the protein MANIKSAKKRAKQTVVRNARNASQRSMLRTAVKKVLKALGENDAAGAESAFAVAQPILDRFSSRGLIHKNKAARHKARLNARIKALKAA; this is encoded by the coding sequence GTGGCCAACATCAAGTCCGCCAAGAAGCGCGCCAAGCAGACCGTGGTCCGCAATGCCCGCAACGCCAGCCAGCGTTCGATGCTGCGTACCGCCGTCAAGAAGGTGCTCAAGGCCCTGGGCGAGAACGACGCCGCCGGCGCCGAGTCCGCCTTCGCCGTCGCGCAGCCGATCCTCGATCGCTTCAGCTCGCGCGGCCTGATCCACAAGAACAAGGCTGCCCGCCACAAGGCCCGCCTGAACGCCCGCATCAAGGCGCTCAAGGCCGCCTGA